One part of the Chryseobacterium sp. 7 genome encodes these proteins:
- a CDS encoding helix-turn-helix domain-containing protein, whose translation MNKNIENSNVITALTQFLAAFSSVNTSDEKMNVILSKIESIEKVSSNAEEEYLLTNEVCKITRKSRPTIIDWRKKGILKPFGKSGRNYLYKKSDVLNFISNSGKFCNA comes from the coding sequence ATGAACAAAAACATTGAAAATTCAAATGTTATTACTGCGCTTACACAGTTCTTAGCAGCTTTCTCTTCAGTGAATACTTCTGACGAGAAAATGAATGTAATTCTTTCTAAAATAGAAAGTATTGAAAAAGTATCTTCAAATGCGGAAGAAGAATATTTATTAACGAATGAAGTATGTAAGATTACGAGAAAGTCAAGACCTACTATTATTGATTGGCGTAAAAAGGGTATTCTAAAACCTTTTGGTAAATCAGGGAGAAATTATCTTTACAAAAAAAGTGATGTGTTGAATTTTATTAGTAATTCAGGGAAGTTTTGTAACGCTTAA